The following proteins are encoded in a genomic region of Ornithinibacillus sp. 4-3:
- a CDS encoding GNAT family N-acetyltransferase, with protein MLFESSRIKLRKVTKEDTELYHKWRNDIEVIQSTNPSLDVYPINATQEFVDHVILGSSTAKSYIMVEKENEISIGIVSLINIDYKNRNAECIIDIGEKEYWGKGYGSEGLKLLLDYAFYEMNLHRVSLNVFSFNDRAIHLYTKIGFQQEGNSRQSLFRNGKWHDIIHMGLLQNEYFAKQ; from the coding sequence ATGTTATTTGAATCATCAAGAATAAAATTGAGAAAAGTGACAAAGGAAGATACAGAACTTTATCATAAGTGGAGAAATGATATAGAAGTTATACAGTCCACCAATCCTTCTTTGGATGTTTATCCGATAAATGCAACGCAAGAATTTGTAGATCATGTGATATTGGGATCTTCTACAGCCAAAAGCTATATCATGGTTGAAAAAGAAAACGAGATATCGATTGGTATTGTATCATTAATTAACATTGATTATAAAAATAGAAATGCTGAATGTATTATTGATATCGGAGAAAAGGAATATTGGGGTAAAGGATATGGATCAGAAGGATTGAAATTACTACTGGATTACGCTTTTTATGAAATGAACCTTCATCGAGTTTCCCTTAATGTGTTTTCTTTTAATGATAGGGCTATTCATTTGTACACTAAGATTGGTTTTCAACAAGAAGGAAACAGTAGACAAAGTTTATTTAGAAATGGCAAGTGGCATGACATCATTCATATGGGACTTCTGCAAAATGAATACTTTGCGAAACAATAA